The sequence GCAGCAGTACCCGCAGCAGCAGTACGACCAGTACCAGTACCCCTACGATTCCCGCCGGCAGTAATAGGGGCGCGGGGAACCGCGCGAACGACCACGACGAACCCGCACCCGCCGACGGCGAAGGCCTCCCGAGTTCTCCGGCGCCTAGAACCCTCGGGTCCGCTTGGCAGCCCTTCGCTTACCGGCGGAGCCGACCCGCAGGGTCAGCCTGGAGATCTCCGACCCCAGGTTGACCCCGATGGCGATCGCCATGGCCAGCGAGGCGGCCTTCGCGAGGGACACCAGCCCCTTGTCCACCTCGTTCTGGGCCATCGACAACAGCCCGAAGTACGTGGCCGAACCGGGCAGCAACGGCCCGATCGCAGCCGTCGTATAGGGCAGCGCGGACGCGAACCGGAACCGCGACAACAGCTGCCCGAACAGCCCCACCAGCCCCGCCGCCACGGCCGTGGAGGCGACCGGCGAGATGCCGCCCGTGTAGTGCATCGCGCCGTACACCGACCAGGCGACGCCCCCGTTGAGCGTCACCGCGAGCACGGTGGACCGTTCCTGCTGCAGCAGTACGGCGAAGGTCAGCGACAGCAGCATGGACGCGGCGATCTGGATCAGCGGCCGCTCGGACAGGACCAGCGCCGCGTCCGGGTTCAGCTTGCCGCCGACCTTCACACCGAAGTACAGGACGACCAGCACGCCGATGACGATGCCGACGAAGAAGTACATGACCTCCAGCAGGCGCGCCGACGCGGTGATGTAGAAGCCCGTCAGACCGTCCTGCACCCCCGCCACCAGCGCCCGCCCGGGCAGCAGCGCGAACAGTCCAGCGGTGACGACGGCGGACGCCTTGACGTCGACATGGGCGAGCGCGAAGGCGACCCCGATCGCGGCCGGCGGCATCGCGGCGATCATGAACTGGTAGAACTCCGGCAGCCCCCGCCCCGCGCACAGCCACGCCAGCCGGTCGCCGAGCATCGCGCCCAGCGCCGCCGCGAAGAACACGATCAGATCACCGCCGACCAGAATGGAGGCCGCCCCCGCGAGCAGCCCGTTCGCCAGGGTCAGCGCCCAGCCGGGGTAGGGGTGCCGGTTGCGGCGGATCTCCGCCAGGCGCCGGTAGGCCTCCTCCAGGGAGACATGCGTCTCCGGGTCGGTCAGGTCGTCCACCAGCCGGAACACGGCCGCGAGCCGCGTGTAGTCCGTGCCGCGCCGCCGTACCGTCCGTGAGGACGTCACCGGGTCCTCCACCAGGGACGGCTGGTGGGAGATCGACAGCAGCGTGAAGGTGACGTTCGGCTCGCACCGGTCCAGGCCGTAGGACCGGCACACGGCGAACATCGCGGCCTCCACGTCCTCCGCGCCCTCACCGCCCGCCAGCAGCAGTTCCCCGATACGCAGGGTGAGGTCGAGCACACGCGGGACCGCCGGGCCGCCCTCCTCGGCCCGCTGCACGTGCTCCGGCGCCGGCCGCTCGGCCACCGGCATGCGCAGCATCGTGCGCATCCGGTCCTGCCAGGGCGCGTCCTTGACCAGGCTGACCGCCGGAATGCCGGTCGCCGGAGTGAAGGCGGTCGGGGCGTCCTTGGCGCTGTAGGTGCTCGGCAGGCTGAACGCCGAGCCCTCCGGCTCGGCACCCGTCGGCTGCGGCGCCTGCAGGCCCTTCG is a genomic window of Streptomyces griseochromogenes containing:
- a CDS encoding threonine/serine ThrE exporter family protein — encoded protein: MTETEDRKPRSDEARYDPEITSEFAVPRGIEVPEGGGEPETTSEFAVPKGLQAPQPTGAEPEGSAFSLPSTYSAKDAPTAFTPATGIPAVSLVKDAPWQDRMRTMLRMPVAERPAPEHVQRAEEGGPAVPRVLDLTLRIGELLLAGGEGAEDVEAAMFAVCRSYGLDRCEPNVTFTLLSISHQPSLVEDPVTSSRTVRRRGTDYTRLAAVFRLVDDLTDPETHVSLEEAYRRLAEIRRNRHPYPGWALTLANGLLAGAASILVGGDLIVFFAAALGAMLGDRLAWLCAGRGLPEFYQFMIAAMPPAAIGVAFALAHVDVKASAVVTAGLFALLPGRALVAGVQDGLTGFYITASARLLEVMYFFVGIVIGVLVVLYFGVKVGGKLNPDAALVLSERPLIQIAASMLLSLTFAVLLQQERSTVLAVTLNGGVAWSVYGAMHYTGGISPVASTAVAAGLVGLFGQLLSRFRFASALPYTTAAIGPLLPGSATYFGLLSMAQNEVDKGLVSLAKAASLAMAIAIGVNLGSEISRLTLRVGSAGKRRAAKRTRGF